In Acidobacteriota bacterium, the sequence TCCACATCGGCGATGGTTCCCGGCGGTCCGGTCAGTGCGAGAGTACCCAAGCCCGACACGGTGTCCCACGCCCGAATCTCGCCCGCGACTCCGGAAACCAACAGTGTCCGCCCGTCCGGCGAAAAAGCCAGTCCTCGCGGTCCGCGGCGGAAGCCGGTCAAGGTGTGCGCGAGCTGACCGGTGGCCAGCTCCCAGAGGCGGATGGTCCGGTCATCCCCGATGGCCGCCACGAACCGGCCGTCCGGTGAAACAGACCCGGCCAGCAGGGGAGTGCCCGCGTCGATACCACGCTGGTGCGTCAGCAGTGCGTTCGCCTGGGCCTGGAACAGCCGCGAGCAGGCGATCACCCGCTGACGGACGCTGTCCGGCTGCGACTCTGTGAACGCGGCTGACGCGAACGGCCCGGCCGGATTGGCCGGATTGTGCAGCAGCGAGGCGGCGGCAAACACCCGTGCGGCCAGATAGTGGCGGTCCTGGACAAGCCGGGCCGACTTTTCGTTGAAACCCTGGGCGATGTGATAATTGGCCAGCAGATGCTCCCGATGTTCCCGGGCTCGGGCCTCGCGGAGGCGGGCGTTGGCGATGCCCAGCAGGACCAGCGCCACCAGGATCACGCCGAGGATCACGCCGGCGGCGATGATGGCCGGCTTGTTTTTGACGGCGAAGCGGCGGAGATGCTGCCAGGAGGTGTACTCGTGCGCGATGACGCGGGCGCCGCTTTGGAAGGACTGGATTTCTCGCGCCAGCTCCCGGGCCGAGGCGTACCGGTCGGCAGGGTCGCGCTGAAGCGCCTTGAGGCAGATCGATTCCAACTCAGCCGGGAGGGACGGCTCAAGCTGGCGCGGCGGGGTGAACCGGCCGTGCATCACGGCGAAGATGACCTGGATGGGCGACTCGCCGCCAAAGAGCCGATGACCGGTGAGGATCTCGTAGAGCACCGCGCCCAGGGCCCAGACGTCGGAGCGCTCGTCGAGCTGGTCGAGGTGGCCCTGGGCCTGCTCCGGCGACATATAAAAGGGTGTACCCACCACGGCGCCGTCCAAAGTGATTCCTTCGCGGCCGTTCTGCAGGGCCTGCATGTCCCGCGACAGCTCGTGACGGTGGATATCCTTCTTGCCTTTCACCTTGGCTAGGCCCCAGTCCAGCACCACTGTTTCGCCGAATTCTCCCAGCATGACATTGTCGGGCTTGATGTCGCGATGGATGACACCGCGACTGTGGGCGTAAGCGATTGCCTGGCAGAGGTCGGTGAAGTGGGACAGCAGGTGGAGCCGATCGGTCAGCGTCCGGCAGTCGCGGAGCGCCTGGGTGAGGGTGCGGCCGCGGACCCGCTTCATCGTGTAATACAGAGTGCCATCCGGGCGGATGCCCAGCTCATAGACCGGCACGATACTGGGATGCTCCAATTGGCCGGTGACCCGTGCCTCGCGCAGGAAGCGGATGACGGTGAGCGGCGCGGTGCCGGCGGTGCCGGCCCCGGACACGGAAAGTGTATCGCGGCTCACCGCGAACTCGCCGAGCAGTTCCTTGAGCACGATCTCGCGACCCAGGTGCCGGTCGTGCACCAGCAGGATCCGGCCGATCCCCCCGCGAGCCAGCTCGGCCGCCGCGGCGTCGCCGCCGGGATAGTCGTATCGATGGGCGCACTCCGGAGTCACCGTGAACAGGTCCGGTCCGGATTCAGGCAGGTGCGGCTCATCCGTCCGCTCGGGCGGCGGGTCGTCGGGGGGTGTCCTCATGCCTGCATTGTAACGGCCCTTCCCGCCGGGTTCAACGTCTAAGCGCCGCGATCCATGCGTCAGGGGGAGGAACGGTTCAATCGGCCAGGGGTATGTAGGCGGCCAGGTTCAGCAGGACCAGCGTCCGGATCTTGTTCTCCATCTGCAGTAACCGCAGCACCTGTGTGGCGGGGAGCACGGCTTCGAACTTGTGCTGGGATTGCTTCTTCAGATGGACCTCCGCCTCCTCGATGGCCTGGGCTTCGGCGATCAGCTTCTGGGCGTCCTCGTCCTGCACGGCGCCCTTGTTCCAGACATCGGTGTAGGCGAACACCAGCTTTTGGATCCACTCGTTGATCTTGGTCAGGTCCGCCTGGCGGGCGTCGTAGACGGGCCAAAACGCCCGGGCCTGCACGGTGGTCATCGTCAGGTTCTCGGCCACCAGTAGCTTCTTGTCCGCCTTCAGCTTGTTGCGCAAGATCTGCCAGTCGTCCGCCGGTTCGGACCGGGCGGAGTCGGCCGCCAGGAACGACACGGCCGGCAGTATCAATTCGAGGCACACGGTGACAGTTGAAATCATGGGAGCTTCTTTGATATTGGATCAAACAGCATGTCTCTCGATCGTGGCCGGGAATCCGGCATCGGCAATGGGGACATGATTGTTGAGCGGTCACAGAATGGCAGCAGATTTCTTCGGATAGCTGCCCATTCTGCACCGCACCTGTTCGTGCTCCAACTCGTGTTCGTAATCGTAATCCGTAATCGTGCTCGTAATAGTCATCGTAATCGAGACTCGAGACTCGAGACTCGAGGCTCGTTACCGATCATCAGTCATCGGACTTCGGAAATCGGACACCGGTGGCGTCGTGTGTCAGCGCTGGCGGCGGGGAGTTGAACTTGTGAACCTGTAAACCTGCGAACGGTAGATCGCAGGTGCGCGCACGGTTACAAATTACGATGACGATTCCGAGAATACGCTAGGGGCGGATGACCCGATCGGCGGAGGCCAGCAATTCCACCGTTTCCGTCATGGCGCCGACGATGCCGACGCGCAGCGCGGCGCGGCGGCCGTAGTGGTCCAGGCAGGTGCCGCAGGAAGCGACCTTCGCCCCGCGCGATGCGAGGGCGCGGATGCTCTCCAGCGCCTCGCCGTCGGTGGTGGTGAGAAAGACGCCGGAGTTCACGCACACCACGAAGTCGAGGGTGATTTCGGAGTCCACGATTTTCCTTAGGAATCCCTGCAGCAGTTTCCGGCCCAGCTCCGGGTCGCCGGCGCCCATCTGGTCGGAATTGAGGTACAACACCTGCATGGATCACGCCTCCCCGAAAATGATACGGTCCATTTCAACATAAGATCGAATCCGGTCCAAGCACTTTCTGGGTAGCGGGCCTCGATCCGCTTATTCAGAGCAAAACGATGACAGATCAGGTCCAACACCGGCAGGGGGGTGCCTTCAGACCTGCCGCTCCAGGAGGAGCTCCCGGCCGTCGCGGCGGAAGCCGGCGGCGCGCAGCGCTTCGGCATACGGGCTGGCGGCAGCAGGCTCGCCGTTGATCTCCGCCACACGGACGCGGGGCAGCGGCCGCACCGCCCGTTGCGTCCAGGCGGCGAACATGGCCAGACCGCGCGGCAGCGACGGGTCGTCCGGCGGCACCGCGATCGCCAGCGCTTCGCCCATCCGCCGGGAGACCAGCATGATGTCCGTCCCGCGGAAGACCACGTGGTTCGACGGCAGGCGCGCCGGCAGCGCCGCCGGCAGCCCCGGCAGGCCCAGCCCGCAGGGGGAGGCCGGGTCGGCGGCGCAGAGCCGGTACACGACGTCGGCCGGGAGCGGTTCGGCTAACGCCCGCGCCGCCGCCGGCGAGGCGAACTGGATCCCGGGCACCCCGTCAAAGAAGCGCCCGGCCACCACCTCGCCCGACAGCTCCATGAGTCGGAGCGCCGGGAACACCGCGCCCCAGCGCAGCTCCGGCCGTTCGCCGGCCAGCAGCTCCCGGAACACCACGCCGTAGCGCCGCAGGAGCAGGCGGACCCGTTCCTTGGCGAACTCCAGCCGCTCCAGGGCGTCGGCCGGTTCCGGGTCCGCCGGCAGGGCCCGCCAGAGGCCGGCCCAGGGGCGGCTGGCCCGCCAGCGGGCCAGCCCCGTGCGGCGGCCGTGTCCGGCCAAAGCGGCGACGGATTCGACCTCGAAGCCGTGCTCCAGCCCCCGTCGGACTGCGGCGAACGCGTCGGTGGTGAGAACGCCCGCCCAGGCCAACTGCCAGAGGCCGCGGGTGGCGGTCTCGCTGGACAGACCCATCTCCGCGATCAAGTCGTCAAGCCGGAAGCGGCCGCGATTGCCGCGGAAGAACGCCGCCAATTGAGCAGTCGCCGGATCCGCCGCCGGCCCGGTCGCATCCGGCCGGGCGAACAACGCCAACTGGTTTTCGAACGAAAACGCCAGCCGCTCCGCGCCGTCGCCGAACCAGGCCAGCCCCTCGCCGGCCATGAGCGCGTCGAGCCAGTCAGGCCGGTAGCCGGCGAGGCGGGCGGGGAGGATCTCTGTTTCCCAGAGCTCCACCCGCGCGCCCCAGCCCATGAGCGCGTCGAGCCGCGCCCGCAGCGCGTCGGGTCCGTCGTCGTCGGCAAGTAGCCCCTGATGTGCCGCCAGGAAGAGTGGCAACTCCGCCAGCGGCCGCACCGGCGCCGCCGGCCGGGCCTCGCGGCGGCGGAGCCGGAGCAGCGCGTCCAGGTTGCGCCGGTCGCAGACGGCATCCGGATCCTCCGCCGGCGGCTCGCGGAAGGGGCCGGCGGCGAGGTGGCCGTCGGCCAGCAGCCGCGCCAGGGCCTTCCGCAGCCGGGCTGGGGGCACACCCAAGGCGGCGACGATTTCGGCGGGGGTCACCGGGCCGTAGAACACCAGCCATTCCTGCAGAAAGGCTGCGAGTTCCGCCTCGTCACCGGCCAGGGCATGGAGCACGTGGTCTGCTTCTCTGGCGGAGACGCGCACGACGCCACCGATGGGTCCGGCGAGGCGCGCCACCCGGCCGGCAAGTTCGTCCGCCCAGGCCGCTGGATCGGCGCCTGCGTCCCGCGCGGCCGCCGCCAGCAGCGCCGCCCATTCGGCTTCGGGGATGGCCCGCCGCTCGCCCACCCAGAACGCCAGCTCATCGGGGGTGTCGGGGGCATAGCCCGGCGCCAGGCGGTGGAGCTTGGCCTGAAACGCGTCCAACAAGCCGGCGGGAAGCCGGGGGCGGGCGGCGGGTTCTCTGGCCAACGCATCGAGGACGTCGGCGTCGGTGGGCAGTTCCCCCGGGGCCTCGGGCGTGTCGTCGCCGTACAAGTAGGTCCCGGTCCGGCGCCACAGCACTGCGGCGGCGAACGGAGACGGCGCGCGCGTCGTCACCTCGGTGACGCGGATGGCGCCGGAGCCGAGCTCCGCCAGGAGCCGCTCCAGGGCGTCCAAGTCGAAGTCGACGGTCAGACATTCCCTCCACGCCTCGGCCAGGATGGGGAACTCGGGATCGTCCCCCACCGCCGCCAACAGCTCCTTGGCCCGCAGCCGATGGAGCCACAGCGGCGTCCGCTGGCGGAAGCCCGCGCGCCGCAGCAGCAGCGCCCGGCCGGCGCACTCGCGGAAGCGGGCGCCGAAATAACCGGTGGCGCCGAGTCGCGCCCGGACCAGGTCGCGGACGGTGGCCGGCGTCACCCACTCCAGCAGGCGGGCGACGGTCACCTCCGGCGGCGCCTCCAGGAGCACGCAGTCGTCGCTCACGAAGTAGGGGACCGCGCGACCGAGGTGCGCCACGCAGGCGGCGGCCGCGGCCAGGGCGAAGGGGCGGTTGACGCAGCCGCCCCAGCCGGTATGGAGCAGGAGCTGGCGCCGCCGCTCGGGGTGGACCGGATCGGGACAGCTTTCGGCGAGCAGGTGGTGCCGGTGCGGCAGCGACGCACCGGCGGCCTCGCGCTGGCGGCGCAGGTAATCGCCCAACACGCCGGCCGCCTCGGGCGTCAGGTGGTAGCGGGACGCCAGCTCGCCGGGGTAGTCCGGATCGTCCAGCCGCCCGTCGGCGATTTCCAGCAGGCAGCCGATCCGCTCCGCCAGCGACCAGGTGCGGCCCTGCTCCTCGGCCCGCCAGAACGGGACCAGGGAATGGCCGCGGCCGCCGGGGACCGCCTCCACCTCGTTGGCGGTGATGCGGGTGATGCGCCAGATCTGGTTACCCAGGGGGAAAGCGTCGCCGAGCGACCGCTCCCAGACGAACTCCTCGTCGAGCTGGCCCACAGCCGCCTTCGTGTCGGCGGCGCGCAGGGTGAAATAGCCGCGGTCGGGGATCACCCCGCCCGACAGGAGCAGCAATCCGCGCACGTGGGGCCGGGCGCGGGCGCGCCCGGCGGCGTCCACCGCCAGCCGCGGCTGCAGCTCCCGGAGCCGTGTGCCGGCCCACCGGCCGGCCAGCATGGCCACGACGCGGTCGAAGTCCCGCCGCTCCAGGTCGTGGTACGCGGTGCAGCACCGAACCTCGGCAAAGAGCTCGTCCAGCGAGCGGGCGTCGTCCACGGTCATGGCCAGAATCACTTGGGCCAGCACATCCAGCCCGCCGGGGCGGGGGACGACGGGCTCGATGGCGCCTTCGGCCACCGCCCGGGCCGTGGCCGCCGCGTGGACGAGCGCCGACGGGTGCAGCGGCAGGAAGCAGCCGCGCGACGTCCGGCCCACGCCGTGGCCGGCCCGGCCAATGCGCTGCACCGCCGAAGTCACGGAGTAGGGCGGCTGGACCAGGACCACCGCCTCGACGCTGCCGATGTCGATGCCCAGTTCCAGCGAGGAGGTGGCCACGATGGCGGCCAGCTCGCCCCGCTTGAAGCGGGCCTCCGCTGCGGCGCGGATCTCGCGGGCCAGCGCCCCGTGGTGGGAGTAGGCCAAGTCGCGGCCGGCCGACTCGTTGATGGAGCGGGTGAGCCGCTCCACCAGGCGGCGGCTGTTGGCGAAGAACAGGGTGGTGCGGTGGCTCTCGATCTCACCGCGGCACCGCTCCGCCACCTGCAGCCACCAGTGAGCCGGCGGCTCGCCCGGCGCCGGCGCGGGCGGAGCGTCCACCCGCAGATCGTAGCGCCGGGCGCCGGGCGCCTCCACGTGCTCCACCGCCCGTGCCTCATAGAAGGACTCGGGGGGAGCGACCACGAGGCGGTATCCGCCCACGAACGCAGCCACCGCCGCCGCCGGCCGCACCGTGGCCGACAAGGCCACCCGCTGGAACTCGCCGCCGAGCCGCGCGAGCCGCTCCACCGCGGTCATCAGGAACAGGCCACGCTTCTCGCCGGCCACGGCGTGGATCTCGTCGAGGATGACGGTGGCCGTTCCCTGCAGGGCGCGCCTGCCCGAGGCCGACAACAGGAGGATGTTCAGGCTCTCGGGCGTGGTGATGAGGATCTCGGGTGGGCGGCGGATGATCCGGCGGCGCTCGCCGAGATCGGTGTCGCCGGTGCGCACCGCCACGCGGATCTCGGGGAACGGGGCGTCCCGCGCGGCGAACAGCTCCCGCAGCTCCGCCAGCGGCCGCTCCAAATTCTGCCGGATGTCGTTGCCCAGCGCCTTGAGGGGCGACACGTACAGCACGCGAGCTTCGGCGGGGGGGACGTCGCCCGCGGCGAAGCGGTTGAGCGCCCACAGGAATGCCGCCAGCGTCTTACCGCTGCCGGTGGGTGCGGTGAGGAGCACGTGCCGCCCGGCGGCGATGGCGGGCCAGGCGAGCGCCTGCGCGGCAGTGGGCGCGCCGAGACGGCCGCGGAACCACTCCGCCACCAGCGGGTGGAACGCAGCCAGTGGATCGGGCCCGGCGGCGGGCGGTGGGGACGACTCGGTCATGGCGACGATGCGGTCTCCCGGTCTTTGCCGGAGATTATATCACCCGCGGCGCCGGTGAGGCAGAATCACCACGGAGGCACGAAGGACACGAAGAGAGCATCCCATTTGCCATTGATCATTTTATATTTTGTCAGTTTTCATTTCAGATCGGTGCATGGGAGAAGATTATTGGTTATTGTTGATTGCTGATATCTGTTTGGTTGTTTGGAGCCGCGTCGGATTGTGCCGGGACCAGGGTGCTGGGACCTGATGCCTGGGATCTGGGATTCGGGGCCGAGGTCCAGGACCCAGAACCGAAAACTCGGAATCGAGGTCCCGGGTCCGAAGTCCGGTGTCCGACGTCCAACATCTTCCTTTGTGTCCTGTGCATCTTCGTGGTGATTAACGGCCGAAAAGAATGTTCAGTCGTCTTCCGCGAGCGGGCACTGAGGATCGTCGGCAAGGTAGTCGCCGGTGAGCGCGTGGGCCAAGGCCCAGCACCCGGCGCAGTCGGCCACGCCGCAGAAGCCGCACCGCAAGCCGCTGAGCTGCGGGCGCAAGGCGTCCATGGAAAAGCGCGCCAGCCGGCGGAGGATATCGGCGAACGGTTCCGCCAGCGCGTTGCCCACCCGCAGGGGCAGCCGGCGGCACGGATAGACGTCCCCGTCCGGCATGAGCGCCATGGATTCGTCCCCCAGATTGCAGAGCGCGCCGCGGAGTGGATCCGCTTCTCCGGGCGGCAGCCCCAGCCAGAAGGCGCGGTACGGCAGCAGGGCCTCGGGTTCGGTCTCGAGCCCGGCCGCGGCGGCGATGGCCGCCACGGCGTCGCGCCAGTCGGCGGCGGTAAGCACCTCGGCGGCGAGCCGGCGGCCGCGGCCCAGGGGCACGAAGCGTTCGAAGATGATGCCGTGGAGGTCCGCGCCGCGCGCCCACCGCACGGCCTCGGCGATGCGGCCGGCGTTGTATCGCGCCAGGGTGAGCATGACCACCAGGGGCTTGCCGGTGTGCCGGAAGCGCTCCAGGTTGGCGGAGACGCGGTCGAAATTGCCGCGTCCGCGCACGGCGTCGTTGGCCGCCGCGTCGGCGGCCTCCAGCGAGATCTTCAGCGCGCCGATCCGGGGAAAGGCGGCGATGCGCGCCAGGGTGTCGTCGTCGGCCACGGTGCCGTTGGTGATGATGTGCGCCTCGGCCAGGTTGGCGAAGCCGTGCAGATGCGTCACCAGGTCAAAGAATCCGGGCAGGAGCAGCGGCTCGCCGCCGGTGAGGTTCACCGACACCGGCCGCGGCGCCAGCGCGCCGAACACGCGGTCGGCCAGTCGGCGGAGTGCCTCCGGCGCCAGTTCGCGGCTTCCGTCGAATGCGTCCTGGTAACAGTGGGTGCAGCGCAGGTTACACCGGTCGGTGAGGTGCCACTGGAAGCCGAAGAGCGGAGCGGTGTCGGGTTGCTGGTCGTTCATGGTTCGTGGGCGCCTTGACGCCGGGAGATTATACCATCGGTCGGGGAGAAGGCCGCGGCGGGGAGAGCGGGCATGATTCCGCGATCGTCTTTCATTAGTCAGTTTTCATGTGTCATTGTATTAGCTATTGATTATGGCTCATTTTTTATAGGCTATTTGGAGTCATGATACGCAATTGCATATCCCGAACTTCGAATCCCGAATGCCGAGCCGCGAACCCGAACCGCGAGCCTCGATTACGAACTACAATCACGATTACGAGCACACACTCTCAATGAATGGGAACGAACCCGGAATTCCGGCAACTTTTTCCCGCTCCACTCGTACACGCCAGCGTCATTATTCTGAATCATTGGAGCACAACATGGGGAAGCAGGAAGGACTGGATCGGCGTCGGTTCATCCGGGGCGGTGTGGCCGGAGTGGTGGGAGCCGGACTCCTGCCGGTCGGCGGTTTGCTGGCGGCGGATGAACCGCCTGCCGCGCCAGCCGATCCGAAGATCCGGGAGTACCGAACGCTGGGCCGCACGGGGTTCAAGGTGTCGGACATCAGCTTGGGCTACTGCAACGCTGAGGCGGTGATCAAGATGATGCTCGCCGGGGGGCTGAACTACATCGACACCGCCGAAAGCTACAAGAACCAGACGGTTGTCGGCAAAGCCATCCGGGACCGGGACCGGAAATCGGTCTTCATAACGTCCAAGCTGGAGCTCAAGAAGGAGGACACCGTCGAGGGGCTCACCGACCGGTTCCGCAAGTGCCTCGAGGAGCTGCAGACCGAGTACATCGACTGCATGATGAACCACATGCCGGAGGAGCTCGAACTGGTCCGGCACGGGGCGTTCCACGCCATGACGGCCAAGATGAAGGCGGACGGCAAGCTCCGGTTTGTCGGCATCGCCCATCACGGCGTGAGCTGGGCGGAGGATCCGAAGAACCCTATGGAGATGGTGCTCGGCGCCGCGGCCGAGGACGGCCGCTACGACGTCATGCTGCTGGCGTACAACTTCCTGGCGCGCGAGGCCGGCGAGAAGGTTCTGCGACTCTGCGCCGAGAAGAATATCGGCACCACCCTGATGAAGACGGATCCCATCGGCAAGTACTACCTCCTGAAGGAACGCGTGGACAAACTCGTGGCCGAAGGGAAAGAGGTGCCGGAGTTCTACAAGAAGTACCTGGAGCGCCTCCAAAAGGATCTGGAGAACGCCCAATCGTTCATCAAGGAGCACAACCTGACCAACCCGGCCGAGATCCGCGCTGCGGCCATCCGGTGGGCGCTGGCCAATCCCCATGTGCACGCCGTCTGCTGCAGCGCCCAGAATTTCGACCAGGCGTCCGCCTTCATGGAACTGTCGGGCACCAAGCTGACCCGCCGCGAGGCGCGCCAGCTCCAGGCGTACGCCGATGGGTTCGGCCGCTACTACTGCCGCCACGCCTGCGGCGCCTGCGAGGCGAGCTGCCCGCGGGGCGTGCCCGTCAATACCATCATGCGCTACCACCACTACTACGACGCGCACGGGCGGGAGAAGCTGGCCATGCAGCAGTACGCCCGCCTCACCACGGCCAAGGCGGACGTCTGCACCGACTGCGAGGGTCACTGCGAGCGGAGCTGTCCCCATGGCGTGGCCATCCAGGGCCTGCTGACGCTGGCGCACCGGCGCCTCACATTGGTTTAAGGGACGATACCCGAC encodes:
- a CDS encoding protein kinase — encoded protein: MRTPPDDPPPERTDEPHLPESGPDLFTVTPECAHRYDYPGGDAAAAELARGGIGRILLVHDRHLGREIVLKELLGEFAVSRDTLSVSGAGTAGTAPLTVIRFLREARVTGQLEHPSIVPVYELGIRPDGTLYYTMKRVRGRTLTQALRDCRTLTDRLHLLSHFTDLCQAIAYAHSRGVIHRDIKPDNVMLGEFGETVVLDWGLAKVKGKKDIHRHELSRDMQALQNGREGITLDGAVVGTPFYMSPEQAQGHLDQLDERSDVWALGAVLYEILTGHRLFGGESPIQVIFAVMHGRFTPPRQLEPSLPAELESICLKALQRDPADRYASARELAREIQSFQSGARVIAHEYTSWQHLRRFAVKNKPAIIAAGVILGVILVALVLLGIANARLREARAREHREHLLANYHIAQGFNEKSARLVQDRHYLAARVFAAASLLHNPANPAGPFASAAFTESQPDSVRQRVIACSRLFQAQANALLTHQRGIDAGTPLLAGSVSPDGRFVAAIGDDRTIRLWELATGQLAHTLTGFRRGPRGLAFSPDGRTLLVSGVAGEIRAWDTVSGLGTLALTGPPGTIADVEFAPDGRTFFTAEASGAIGVWDATTARRRLVFIGHNAPVTHLAVAANGRLLASVSRDRTVRLWALPDGRARRVLTGHQGVVRSVALSPDGALVASVSSDKTLRVWETATGRPVFTGEEFADEVLAVAFAPDGRTVAAGTWDATISLWDASSGTLRLQLAGHAHAIWDVAFTPDGHRLTTCGEDGRLQVWDVQPGQPVYTTPGQEYIWSISLSPDGQTVAVAGNDGAVRLYAAATGRLLRTLSASRDIISDTVFSPDGRILAAAGYDGFIRLWDPQTGRLKRSWSAHKSLIQRVAFAPDGASLASASSDGTVRIWDGTGDRPVRVIAPANGPVRGVAFSPDGCLIVTASDKGALDFWDARTGATTAARLAVSDADLFSVVIAPDGRLLAASDFADRVVLVDLNSRRIVRNLAWQRGGVIRLAFTSDSRRLAAAGNDGDVAVWSVDGATPDVVIGSRQSVTGIAFSPDGRALVVGDVATARFYRLDFSWLGDPPRRLLRDAEAAAGAALDGFDLELRPAGR
- a CDS encoding DEAD/DEAH box helicase → MTESSPPPAAGPDPLAAFHPLVAEWFRGRLGAPTAAQALAWPAIAAGRHVLLTAPTGSGKTLAAFLWALNRFAAGDVPPAEARVLYVSPLKALGNDIRQNLERPLAELRELFAARDAPFPEIRVAVRTGDTDLGERRRIIRRPPEILITTPESLNILLLSASGRRALQGTATVILDEIHAVAGEKRGLFLMTAVERLARLGGEFQRVALSATVRPAAAVAAFVGGYRLVVAPPESFYEARAVEHVEAPGARRYDLRVDAPPAPAPGEPPAHWWLQVAERCRGEIESHRTTLFFANSRRLVERLTRSINESAGRDLAYSHHGALAREIRAAAEARFKRGELAAIVATSSLELGIDIGSVEAVVLVQPPYSVTSAVQRIGRAGHGVGRTSRGCFLPLHPSALVHAAATARAVAEGAIEPVVPRPGGLDVLAQVILAMTVDDARSLDELFAEVRCCTAYHDLERRDFDRVVAMLAGRWAGTRLRELQPRLAVDAAGRARARPHVRGLLLLSGGVIPDRGYFTLRAADTKAAVGQLDEEFVWERSLGDAFPLGNQIWRITRITANEVEAVPGGRGHSLVPFWRAEEQGRTWSLAERIGCLLEIADGRLDDPDYPGELASRYHLTPEAAGVLGDYLRRQREAAGASLPHRHHLLAESCPDPVHPERRRQLLLHTGWGGCVNRPFALAAAAACVAHLGRAVPYFVSDDCVLLEAPPEVTVARLLEWVTPATVRDLVRARLGATGYFGARFRECAGRALLLRRAGFRQRTPLWLHRLRAKELLAAVGDDPEFPILAEAWRECLTVDFDLDALERLLAELGSGAIRVTEVTTRAPSPFAAAVLWRRTGTYLYGDDTPEAPGELPTDADVLDALAREPAARPRLPAGLLDAFQAKLHRLAPGYAPDTPDELAFWVGERRAIPEAEWAALLAAAARDAGADPAAWADELAGRVARLAGPIGGVVRVSAREADHVLHALAGDEAELAAFLQEWLVFYGPVTPAEIVAALGVPPARLRKALARLLADGHLAAGPFREPPAEDPDAVCDRRNLDALLRLRRREARPAAPVRPLAELPLFLAAHQGLLADDDGPDALRARLDALMGWGARVELWETEILPARLAGYRPDWLDALMAGEGLAWFGDGAERLAFSFENQLALFARPDATGPAADPATAQLAAFFRGNRGRFRLDDLIAEMGLSSETATRGLWQLAWAGVLTTDAFAAVRRGLEHGFEVESVAALAGHGRRTGLARWRASRPWAGLWRALPADPEPADALERLEFAKERVRLLLRRYGVVFRELLAGERPELRWGAVFPALRLMELSGEVVAGRFFDGVPGIQFASPAAARALAEPLPADVVYRLCAADPASPCGLGLPGLPAALPARLPSNHVVFRGTDIMLVSRRMGEALAIAVPPDDPSLPRGLAMFAAWTQRAVRPLPRVRVAEINGEPAAASPYAEALRAAGFRRDGRELLLERQV
- the yedF gene encoding sulfurtransferase-like selenium metabolism protein YedF — protein: MQVLYLNSDQMGAGDPELGRKLLQGFLRKIVDSEITLDFVVCVNSGVFLTTTDGEALESIRALASRGAKVASCGTCLDHYGRRAALRVGIVGAMTETVELLASADRVIRP
- a CDS encoding radical SAM protein; protein product: MNDQQPDTAPLFGFQWHLTDRCNLRCTHCYQDAFDGSRELAPEALRRLADRVFGALAPRPVSVNLTGGEPLLLPGFFDLVTHLHGFANLAEAHIITNGTVADDDTLARIAAFPRIGALKISLEAADAAANDAVRGRGNFDRVSANLERFRHTGKPLVVMLTLARYNAGRIAEAVRWARGADLHGIIFERFVPLGRGRRLAAEVLTAADWRDAVAAIAAAAGLETEPEALLPYRAFWLGLPPGEADPLRGALCNLGDESMALMPDGDVYPCRRLPLRVGNALAEPFADILRRLARFSMDALRPQLSGLRCGFCGVADCAGCWALAHALTGDYLADDPQCPLAEDD